ACCTCGACCGCGCACCGGGGAGCGATGACCCGGTCCAGAGTAAGAGAGAATTTCAAGAGGAGGGTTCAAACGCGGCCAGGAGACGTACGATGTACCCTAAAAGTACCGGCCGGCGGTTAACGGCCAAAGTAAacaaatgaagaagaaaataaCCCACATTGCCCCAAATATAGCTTCCCGAAAAGAATGCAAGGAAGAACCacaggatgaggaaggaataTATGGACATCTCCGAGGTTCTTGGGAGTGTGAGAGCTGCGGTAATCATCGTGAGAGCAAACGCCAGTATGTATGGCATCTTCTCGGGTTAGCATTGGTCTGGCAAAACCATGGACTTACCGAGCGCATAAGAAGAGGCCTTGTATCAGTCAACGGAGGGATGCCACCTCTTTTGGCTACCCATGCTCCAGTTAGGATATCAAAACCATCCTGCTCTTTGGTCAGATGTTTCACTCGCCCACGACAGGAGGGACTAACCTGACGATCGCCGTCGAAGAAGTTATTCCTGATGTATCTCACCACGCTTTTGTAACCATCTTCCAGTAGACCCTCCTTGGATCGTTTACCCGTGCGAGTGAAGTCAGACTTGAGAGCACCAGTTCCTGCGTAAGCTCGGGATACAGTATCACCATGATCGGCCCACACTGTTTCCTAATGTTAATCTAGTTTCTAGTCTCGATCCATAGCACGTTCCATAGCACGTACCATTCCGGAACATGATCATGAACTCTTCGTGATCCTCCACACCTTCCTTGACGCTCAGGATGCCGACCTTCCTTAACTGCCGGTTCAAAACCCATCTAGCCAGCGCCGCTTGTGCGACATTGGTCCTATCGAGACAGTCCATACAGTTGGTTCTGACGACACCCCTTTGCTTAGCAAGTATCTGTGTTTCTGTAGAGTTCGGTTGGAAGGGAGCATAGGTTGACGAGTCAGGGTTGACAGAATGGTACCAGCCCATGTCCTCAAGTGCTGTCGCAAGCTTTTCGATCAAAAGGGAAATTCGTTCAAACCTTAGACCTTTGCACTCGTGGTGAAAGTCAAAGTAGAGATAATGAACCTTCTCCTGAATGCTTGGATCCGACGAGGCGACAAGGGACAAATAGCGCTCAAAGGCTTCCTTCACAGGTTGTTCGTGTCCCTTTTGGTTTACAAGGTTCACAAGATATGTATGGCCATAGACCTTGATCATACTGTTAAGATGCGCTTTGAGGGCTTGAGGCTAGATCATTTTCAGAACATGCCACGTCTTTCAATATCATTCACTCACTGTTTCAGTGTAGTCCATGATTTGCAAATCAGGCTTATACCTCAAGTTGTTGACCTCTGCCCAGAAGAGCGGAACACTCCCTCTTGTCTGCACAAAGCTCAGCCTTTCTCTACCGTCTacccttccccttctgtaggcttctccattctccgGGATAGGGTCATACAAGACAATTTGTTCCGTTTCATTGAAATTGGCGACGTGGCCGGAGGCATTGATACCTCGAGTGAAGTATCTGGTACCGGCTCGGTAACGAGATCGtcgagagatgagaaggaaaaggagatcCCGAGAGTTAAGGGTTGACGACCGAAGCTCAATAGAGCCATACATTATGGGAAGGATAAATCGGCTCAGATCCGCCTCGCCGCTCTCTGTCACGTCAATCATCTTGTCCATGAGAAACCTGTTCCAGAAGAAACTTTCATCCGCCCGTTTCCAGGCTGGCCATTGTTCTCCGGTCTGCGAGAGCTTCAAATCGATCTCTTGCTGCCTCTGTAAAGAATTGGTAAGGTCCCAACCATAAGAAAACCAGAGTTTACTGGATTTGAGACCGTGTTCGACGAGAGAAATGagttccttctccacagGATGTTCAAggatggcggaggaggtAGAGAGAGGGGAAACAGGAAGAAGTCGGTAATCATTTGCGAGATAGATAGGGTGGGAAAGGAGACGGCATGAAGGAGCGCGGGAAGTGACaatgagaaggaagtcGGCTATTGAAAGCACGACATTAGCACGGGTGCGATGGTATCTGAGGAGCAGTAAGACGTACTGGTAGCAAGACTGAGAATACCAATAACACCGTAGCATGTTatcaccttttcctttccaaaTGGTATATGAGAAGCCGCTACCGTGTGCTCATCAGCGATATTCCGTCCCACGCACTGCATCACTCACTGCTCAAGCTGATCTGGCCAGTCTGACGGTCCACAACCATACTCTCCCTTACATCTTTTTCATCGGCATATAGAGCACCCTCGACGCCCGTATGGCCAGCACCGGAGGAAGCGGGCTCGAAGATGTAAGCGGTAGGAGAGATATAGAGGTTCAAGGTTTCGTGAAGCTGAGTCATGTTAGCGGCAGCCAGTTCACTTCACTAAGACATACAGGTAGGGCATTGAACACCATACTGGGCAGACTCTCAATACAAACCGCTCAATGGTAGATCTAATGCGATAGACACAAATGCCGACAGATGATACCGTCAGCCATAAATCGCgaacggagaagaaggtcaatCTGCAGGGTATCGGCGAGAGGTCGAGCGGCTGGGGACGGCGACTGCCGGGGGGTCAATACCACTAGTACTACTATGTACGTACCAGTCATTGTCGGCGACGGCGGTCGGCAGCGtctcacttcttctgatTATTAACTGATTATTTAAGCTTCTTATCATTATTACAGGTGGCATTTGAAGTATGATTACATAATACATAATCCTACGCGTGCACGACGCGATCTCCAGATCAATTTCGCAGACGGTCATTTATTCCTAAACTCTTCCCACTATCGTCAAAAATCACTTCATCAATTTCTCCATTGACTCAACAAAGTAAAAGATGTTGGAAGCGCGTGTAAAGCAAGCTGTAGTTCTCAAGAAGCTCTTGGATGGTAAGCCTATTTTCTCTCTGCAATTAAAAACCGAGGCCCACAGCCTGCGCGTCGGTATTGCAAGCTATACCCGCGTCATTGCAAGATACATTCGCGTCAATGGCATTAGGACACTATGGTAAACGTGATGCTGACAATATACTGTAGCTATAAAGGAGCTTGTCTCTGATGGTAACCTCGACTGTACTGAGGAAGGTATCGTGAGTGTCCTTCAACGGAGACGCGTCGCGCCCATTGGCGCGCGTTGGGTGAAATAAGTGTGACGGTGTCCTGTTAGTCTCTTCAAGCCATGGACAACTCCCACATCGCCCTTGTCGCCTTAAAGCTTGAAGCTTCCGAATTCGATGAATACAGATGTGACCGAAACATGCCTCTCGGTGTCAATGTACGTCTCATTTAATCCTCGATCGCTGAAGTCTTAATAGCGCTAACGCAGATCGTAGCTCGCCTCTTTGACCAAGATTCTCAAGTGTGCTAAAGACACCGATGTTGTTACCCTGAAAGCTTCTGACGACGCCGATTCACTTAATCTCATATTTGAATCTCCTAGTAAGCCATTTTACATTTCATTAAATCACAGGCTAACATCACTCGACGCGTAGAGGAGGATCGCGTTGGCGAGTACGAAATGAAGCTAATGGACATCGACCAAGAACATCTTGGAATCCCTGACACTCAATATGACGCCACCGTTTCCATGTCCTCTGCCGAATTTGCTCGGATCTGCCGTGATCTCGCTGTCCTAGGCGAGTCAGTCAAAATTGAATGCTCCAAGGAGGGTGTCACTTTTTCCGCGGACGGTGAAGTTGGAAAAGGTTCGGTTCTTCTCCGTCAAAATGCCGGTCAGGACAGAAGCAGAGtcaagaatgaagatgagatggatgaggatgaaaaatCGGATTTCAAACCCAAAACAAAGCGAGGAGCCAGACGCGACCCtgacgaggatgacgaggacGGTCAGAAATCAGACGTTGACGTGAAGCCGGATATCGAAGGCGGTCAGCTAAAATTCCCTTTACATATATACGTGGCTAACCCATGTGTAGAGGACGAACtccaggaggaagaagagcaggaagaaggtgaggagCGGCTTAAGAAGCGAAAGGCGGGTGccaagaaggacaaggtgaGCTTACGGAATAATAATCATTCCAGTTTCTGACGAAGAATTAGGGCAACAAGCGAGCcaggaaggaggatggtgaagaacCTGGAGTGTCTATCATTCTTGAACGACAAGTCTCTCTCACATTCTCTTTGAAATACCTCACCAATTTTGCCAAATCTGCTCCCCTTGCCAGAGAAGTCACTTTGCATATGAGTAATGATGTGCCTCTTCTGGTGCAGTTTGAGTTTGAACAAGGAACATTGCAATTCTTTTTGGCGCCTAAGGCAAGTAATCTTTTAACTGACCCAGCAAATGCTAACGGAAGAATTAGATTGCGGACGAGTAAGATTATTTGTAGTAGCTCCTCTTGGTATAAACACTGTGTACAGATTCATTATCGCTCATATGCAAACAATTAAGGTATTTCAAGAATAGCTTGTCATCACAAATGTTAATACTTGATACATGACGTCCCTATATCAAACATCGAAGGAAGTTATGATCGGCCTCGCTCTACCGCATGGTCGCCAAGAAGCTAATAGTCAAACCAAGACAGCAGTTCATCAGGCTTAAATACCGCTTCGCCCTCCTTAGTGGGGCGAGTAGAAAGTGGGACTATTGCCCAGGCTAGCTTTATGAATGCGAACTGAGAGGCGACCACTTTTGGCCGCATCGTTATTTTGAAGTCAAGGCCTTCTTACCATGGATAGATTTGACCTTTCTTAattccattctttccattGTAGCGACTCCAGTGGGCGAATAGTGGTAATAAATCTTCTGAAGGGATGATAGCATTTAACTATCGCAGATATATGTTAGACTTCTGACATTGGTCAACGCGCTCGAAATTCATTCACAGGGATACTCTTTTTCGTATCATTGTCATCGTTGATCAATTCAACTGCGAACACTTCCTCAAGACCGtgctcctcatcatcctccctaCACAAAAGCCAGTTACTAAATATACCGCGTCTGGTAGGACAACAAGGCACTTACAAAGGCAGCTTACCATCTTGGTCACAAATTTATGTTCCCCCTCGCCGTACTTGGAATTTCCCAGTGCCTCGGAACCGACGGCCCTGACCTCACTTGCGTTGGTATCAGGTAGACGGATTGGCTTGTAAGAATGTTCTTGGGCGTGGGAATGAGCTGTATACTGGAAGCAAGGAAGTGATTACTGGTGATGATAGCTTGCTTGGCGGTTTCCTGTCGGAGTAGTTAGTGGGGTAGATAAtgggagaaaggaaaagataaACTTGCGGTGGTAGACTGCATGTCGGCTAATAGCTGGTTTGCCATCGGTCAGAGTGGTTGCAGGTCAATTTAGTCAAGAAAACAACTGATGTtaaggagggaaaaggactTGCACTTACTGTGACATACATATGCTCAAGGgattcatcatcgtcagcCCGCCAAAGAGTCGGTGACCAATAAGACATCTACCAAATAGCAGAGTAAAGGGAACTGCGTTTTTGATGTCGTATCTATCAACACTTACCACCTTACTTACTTTTgacttgctcttcctctccctaAGTGATTTTAGACTTGACATCTCTTTTGGTATCTTTTCTAAATTTATTCCCTTAAATGATTCTGCTTGTGCCGTTCataatctcttcttctgataGTCAGAAGAAATAATCTATGAGATCCACCTCTCCGTCAGCGTGAGGGACAGTCACATTATATTTGTTTTTCAATTTTTTGCGAGGCAGCTAGCTAGTTGCTGACTTATTAATAACATAGCATATATAGATATATCTTATATATAAAAAGGACAGGTAACAGGTTAACCCCTGGCGGGTTCATGTTTGAACGCAGATCAATGTAACATTTTTACGGATCTCAAGCTGAGCTTGTGATGAAGTATTTCATCCTTGTTTCGATTCGTTGTCAGCCGGTACACAATCATTATTTTCTGGCGATCTATTCGCGACGCGTCGCGTAGTGTCGTCGCCGGTCGCCGCCACCAACAATGCAGCCTCCGCCTTTGTCTAATAAAAGAGGCGAGCGTCGCCAATATTACATCAACCTGGAGTCGTCAAAAAACTATATTGATTCTTCTTGGTTTAGCATTATTTCCCTATCACCATTTCAACTACACTGTAATACTACAAGCCACAATGACGAGGCCTGTATTCCCGCTCTCTTACCGGCCTATTCAGCGCCTCCGTCCGGCCGTCTGCATTAGGACTTACGCTTCCAATTCCAATCCGGCGGCCACATCTGCTCCAACTATATCAGGCGGCCCACAAGCACCCTTAGAATACTGCTCTTCCCTTGTGCGAAAGATGGATCCTGAGGCTTGGCTGTGTTCTTATTTTTGGCCtaagagagaaaaggcatGGTGGCTAGCCTGGCGGGCTTTCAATGTGAgctatctcttctcccaatgGATGTtcttttttaaaaaaaaattgaaCTAATGACTAAATTTTTAGCTGGAGCTACATTCAATAAGCACTAGTGTTAGCCAGCCGGCGCTAGCATCCATTAGGTTTCAATTCTGGCGTGACACCCTCAAGGGTATCTTTGCCTCAAATCTTCAAAACCAAAATATACCTCAACATCCCGTGGCCGTTTTACTAGCCGACATGAAGAGACATAGGCCTGTGCAGAAATACTATCTAAGCCAGCTGATTGATGTCAGGGTAGGTTTTCAAATTATTACAATCTGTAGCTTCTCTAACTCAAACATGCAGGCAAAagctctctctcttccaccagcagcagcttctCTCGAATCTCATCTATCAATCCACTCCCCTCTTTCAACTTCTCTTTTGTTGGGACCTTTGccgatccttcttcccccaaCCCATGCTTCATCAGCCCACATCTCACATACTCTTTCTCACGTTTCTACCCTCTTGACCGTTGTATCGCTCCTCCGCAATCTCCCTATTTTGATTTCTCAAAAGAGGCAAATCAGTCTCCCTGCTGATATTTGCGAGAAGCATGGTATCATTGAAGAGGAACTATTCAGGAAGGGGGCAGCGGCCAAAGGTTTCAGAGATGCATGCTGGGAGATTGGTACTCGAGGGATGGACGAATTAATCACTGCGAGAAGAGATTTAAAGGAGACGGGCGGCAAGGTCATGCCGAACAGTGTTATGcccatctttctctcagCGGTGCGTATTTAAACGATCGAAACACTATTCATGACTAATGGTATTTAACCAGGTACCGCCAGAAAATTACCTCAAACGTCTGGAAAAGTACGACTTTGACGTATTCCATCCTGACCTTCAAAAGCACGACTGGCGACTCGCACCCAAGATCTGGTACAAATATCAGAAAGGAAAGCTTTAAACTGACATTACTTCTGACCTGCGGACAAAATTTGTACAAGTGTATGCATCGCATTTTGTTTCCGATAATGCTACACTATGAGGAAAGTTGCCCGGCTTCTATCATTTGAACATCCTTCATTCCCCCACGAAATGGGGAGAAAATACTTGGATGCCCCCATTTCCCATCTACCTATCTCAAAGACCGGTCATTGGGAAGGGATAACGATCAAAGAACAGCATGATCGACAGCCGTACCGATGATGCTACACAGATAATGCTACTGTAAGTAGCTTGATGCCACATAGACATATCGTCAATTTCAACCGCCCTGCATTATGTCATCGATGACTCTCAgtcttttttccatctaTCATGGCACCAGATCTCTGCCAATGTATAGTTTATCCCTTCCTATGTAGTTtattccttccattccacCATTTTCGGCCCAGGCTATTCGGATGCCTTCATCCTTGTTCTGATcgtggatgaggatgtctCGGATGGCCTTGCGGCCACCGAACTATCTCGGGTTTTACGGTTTGCATGCGTGGCATGAAAATTTTGATCAATGAGGTCAAAGAGACCCACCAGCTCCTTAATCGCCTCAATGAGATAATCTAAACTGGCCCTTGATTCAGTGGAGcaacatctcttctcgacgTGGCTAATAGCCCCCGATCAGAAGTGTTAGGAAGTATAACTCGGTAGTTCGAGCTTTTAACTTCGTCCGGCTGGTAGGAATAGGATTGCTATCAGATATGACATTAACTATTGAACAGTACTCTCCTTCATATCATACTGTGTTCTGCGAAGAACCCAGCTAAAAGTTCTGATTCTATTTCTGATAGATCAGACGATATACGCGATTCTACATAATGACTGGTTTGCAAAAATTCCAGTGGCTAGATACTTACTAAATCAGAGAGATAAACGAGCTAATCTGTTCTATAATTACCCTTGCTATGAATTGAACAAGAATACCGTCGAGTTAGGGGATTCCAGATGTTAGAACCATTTTGGGGGGATTACTTCAAGTATTAGGAGGCCGCTTCGTGATCATTTGGAATGGTACTGACTTTCACGAATGGCGATTGAAATATAAGCAAATCGACCAGAGGCGAGAATCGTAGAGCATTGAGTTGGGACTCTGAGACAATGACTTTATATTTCGATTGaccattcctcctcatctcccccCACCCTCGACGCCAGCCATATTAGCTTCTCGGGTTAGACCTGGTTAAAGTGAGGTTATTTGTTACAGGAGCAGCAATGCAAGCTTGTATTACAATTGAGCTTAACGAAAGGGAGGACGCTAGGATAATCGGCTATTTGAGTTTGGTAACCAGCATATGCAATCCCTTCATGACTTAGCGCGAGGGACCATGGAAAAATATTAGTCATATTCATGATGACCTGAATCAAAAGAAAGCACCAATTATTGCTGGACTGATGCTCCCCTTACAGTCTAagtcccttctccatctcccaaaTGCTGATTTCTGCCTCTCTACACGGCTTTTTGTTCATTTTGACATTCTTAATTCCGCTTGGGCTTCTTGTTGACTTCTTCAGGCTTGACTGGATGCAACATAACCTTGTTGACGCTCTGTCCCGCAGGAGGAACACCGCTGTGCCCCTTGGACCAATCATACGACATGGCACTTGAAGTTACTGGTCAGTGATCAAACGAGACAGCGGCGGGAACATGACTCACTACGCGATGATT
This genomic window from Cryptococcus deuterogattii R265 chromosome 12, complete sequence contains:
- a CDS encoding inositol/phosphatidylinositol phosphatase codes for the protein MVFNALPLHETLNLYISPTAYIFEPASSGAGHTGVEGALYADEKDVRESMVVDRQTGQISLSTASHIPFGKEKVITCYGVIGILSLATTDFLLIVTSRAPSCRLLSHPIYLANDYRLLPVSPLSTSSAILEHPVEKELISLVEHGLKSSKLWFSYGWDLTNSLQRQQEIDLKLSQTGEQWPAWKRADESFFWNRFLMDKMIDVTESGEADLSRFILPIMYGSIELRSSTLNSRDLLFLLISRRSRYRAGTRYFTRGINASGHVANFNETEQIVLYDPIPENGEAYRRGRVDGRERLSFVQTRGSVPLFWAEVNNLRYKPDLQIMDYTETPQALKAHLNSMIKVYGHTYLVNLVNQKGHEQPVKEAFERYLSLVASSDPSIQEKVHYLYFDFHHECKGLRFERISLLIEKLATALEDMGWYHSVNPDSSTYAPFQPNSTETQILAKQRGVVRTNCMDCLDRTNVAQAALARWVLNRQLRKVGILSVKEGVEDHEEFMIMFRNVWADHGDTVSRAYAGTGALKSDFTRTGKRSKEGLLEDGYKSVVRYIRNNFFDGDRQDGFDILTGAWVAKRGGIPPLTDTRPLLMRSMPYILAFALTMITAALTLPRTSEMSIYSFLILWFFLAFFSGSYIWGNGTSYVSWPRLNPPLEILSYSGPGHRSPVRGRGMSFAAIVPLFDRRRRNGPGAGLLGATGGIGGRNDGRPAMYKMEESELGRRKGALID
- a CDS encoding proliferating cell nuclear antigen (pcna), whose product is MLEARVKQAVVLKKLLDAIKELVSDGNLDCTEEGISLQAMDNSHIALVALKLEASEFDEYRCDRNMPLGVNLASLTKILKCAKDTDVVTLKASDDADSLNLIFESPKEDRVGEYEMKLMDIDQEHLGIPDTQYDATVSMSSAEFARICRDLAVLGESVKIECSKEGVTFSADGEVGKGSVLLRQNAGQDRSRVKNEDEMDEDEKSDFKPKTKRGARRDPDEDDEDGQKSDVDVKPDIEGEDELQEEEEQEEGEERLKKRKAGAKKDKGNKRARKEDGEEPGVSIILERQVSLTFSLKYLTNFAKSAPLAREVTLHMSNDVPLLVQFEFEQGTLQFFLAPKIADE